The genome window AATATCATCCTCTATCTGGAAAGTGTTCGTTTTTTGATCTCCATATTGGATATAATAAAGACCTTTTTCTTTAACTGAACTAAAATCCAACTGCGCATAATTATATCTTAAATAATTCCCCCAAACCTTTACATCTGCCTTTAATTTTTCAACAAATTCTCCATTTTCATTAAGCTTAAAAATAGATGCCGCAGCCAGCGGTTTATCATTTTTGTCAAGTTCAATAACTGCAGCTTTCTTTTGGTTTGGCATATAACCTACTTGAGAAAATCCAATTACTGGTTTTCTTATCCAGTTTGGAATCGCATTTGGTTCTACATACCAGGTAAGCACTTTGCCTGTTTTATTTGCTGGAAAAATACTGCGGGCAACAAACCATCCATTCTGCCCAAGATTTCTCCCGTCAAAAAGCATCACATCCTGATCCTCGGACTGAATTTTTACAGTACGCTCTGGGTTTTCAGGTGCAAAGGTTAAACTCTTGCCAGAATCTAATGGGAGCGTCACTATATATTCATTTTTTCCACGATCGTCAAACGTATTATGCCCGCCAAACTGCGGAATCTTTTGAGCTGAAGACCGAATTTCAGTATTGCTGGCAGGATATCTTGGAAATGTTCCTGCCCTTCCATCAACTAGATAGTTGCTTTCGAAGTAAGAAGTGGGTATGAATTCCATGTTAAAGCCTGCCTTTCCTTCTAATTGTTTTGGTAATGGTTTTTCCAGAAAAACAGAAATTGTAAACCCCTTGTCTTTTGCAGTTACTACTACTTTCGAATCAAAATTAAATTCTTCATATCGCAGTGCTACTTCAATAGTGCTGTTTGACTTGTCAACTTTTCGGCTGATCATTTTGGGAATTAAATCCCATTGTTCCGGTGTATTATGAAGCCTAACGGCACCGCCGGTCACAGTCCTGACACCATGATGTATAAATTCTATCCCAGCCGTTTTCTCATCAAAAAACATCCCATTGTATTCATTATTAAAAACCAGAACATTTAAGCCCTGAGTTTCAAAATATTCCTTTTCATTCAGCACTAATTTTTGGGCAATTGCAATGTTGGAAATACTGCATAAACAAAGAAGCATTATCGCTTTCTTAAGTTTGTCCATGATTTATCTTTTATAAGTTATACAACCCGTTAACTACTCTTTAAATAATAACGGAGCCAGTTCTTTCAAACTACGGCGCCAGGTTTGAAATTCATGTGCGGTACCCTCAGAAACATATGAAACAGCATTAAACCCAGCATTCTTAAGAGCTGTTGCTGATTTTTTTACACCATCGGGATTTTCTTTACTTCCACAGCTCAAAAAGATCAATTTTACTTTAGATTTATCTTTAATATCTTCCGGGTTGTAAAGCCCTCCGCTAAGAAGTGCATAATGAGAAAAAACGTCTGTTTTGTTCAGTGTAATCATGCGTGTCTCCATCCCTCCCATCGAGAGACCTGCCATGGCACGGTGAGACTGCTTAGCAACTGTACGGAAATTTGCATCGACATAAGGGATTAATTCGTCAACCATCACAGTCTGGAAAGGAGTAATATCGAAGTTTTTTAATCCGCCAAACTTAATTTCGTTTGTCATTCCATAAGTCATCACAATAATAAATGGCTTAATTTTTCCTTCAGCAATAAGATTGTCCATAATCAAATTGGCATGACCCTGATTGCTCCATGCCGTTTCATCTTCGCCCCAGCCATGCTGTAAGTATAATACAGGATAGCGTTTGGACTGCTCTTTTTCATATCCTGGAGGTGTATAAACAAAGGCACGGCGGGATGTATTAGTGCTTTTCGATGGAAAAAGTATTTGCTGTACATTTCCGTGAGCTGCTGCTTTTAACGCATAAAAATCCTGATCATGAGCAGGAATTTCAATACCGCTTTCCCAACGTACTGAGCCATAAAAATTTAGTGCCCCCGGATCGTTAAATGTTCCTCCATCCACATTAACGTGATAATAATGAAAACCTTCATCCATAGGACCTGCTGTAGTACCTGTCCAAACACCATCTGCTCCTTTAGAAAGTTTTGTTCCTCCTTTTTTACCTCCTAATCCAAGGCTTACTATTATACTGTCTGCTGCTGGTGCCTCAATACGAAAACGGGCATAACCTTGAGAATTTACCTGAGGAAACTCTTTCCCTGGCTGATTTAATACTGAAGGCTTAAAATCTTCAATAATTTTTGACGAAGCTGTCTGTGCGGTCATTAACGAACTAATTAAAGTCAATGACAGCAACAAAACAATAGAATACTGTTTCATAATTTTGTTGGTTTTTTGATTAATAAAATAATATTGGCAATATGTTTAAAACTTATTCTGATACTCCTGTTCCGTTCAAACAGGAATTATGGCAAGCATATTTCATCCACTTTATATGCTCAATTAATTTTTAACCTGAACCCAATTAGTATTTTTTGGAGCAGAAACATTGGGTATTTTAAGCAAGATTGGTCCCGCTCTTCGCTGCAATCTTGTGGGCTGAACCCCAGCCCACAAGGATTTCCACTGCGATCGGGGCTAAAGAGAAACACTTGTGCTCTTTTGCCATTATTTATAAAAACAATTTAAGGTTTAACTAATTCTATTAATTTATCTTATATAAAAACAACAAGCTTTACTGATAATTCATTAGCTAAATAATAACTCCGATAAATTGTAAACTATGGGAATTCTAATTTTTAATTACTCAATCTAATCGCAGATAATACTTAATCTATTTAGTCTGAGGAGTAATTATCTGATAATTACCGCTCAAATGCATCAGACTAAAAAGATACATTAGACCATCATAATAAGGGTCAAAATAGCCATCCTCATACGGTTCAAGCTTAGCGTTCCAGACTGCATGCACAAAATCTAAACTTCCCTTTTCATCATTTATCATTGCTGTTGCAGCAGCTGTGGCAACTAACCCAATCGAGTGCCTCAATTTTTTCACAGTACCCGCCTGCAGAATAAATTCTGGAGCTGAACCGTCAAGATTAAACTGATCCTGATACGTATCCATCCCTTTAGACCTTAAAAACTTTTGAAACTTCACAGCATATTCTTTCTGCCATTTTTTGTCTTTACCAAACCAAGCATAATCCATTGCAATATTCATTGGAACACGCCAGGAATCATAACGAAATCCTGCTGGCATCCATGGAGTTACATGGGGCTTACCATCAAATTCTGTATAATCAGAATTCAGACCCGTTACCGGATGTGTCGCTTTCTTAAAAAACACTCTAGAGGTATCTGCGCAATCTCTATAAAATTGCTCATGTCCATCTTTTGCATATTCAGCCCATATTTCATAAAAAGCGGGTAAATGATAAGACGGATCTGTCCATTTATAATTTCTTCCTTCAGGTACAAAACTTATTTGCTTATGCTCAGTATTAATCAGATTATAAATATTGCCTGTTCCGTCTTTTTTCCACATAGCATCCAGTATTCGTCTGGCTTCCTTGTAATAATTAATGCCGGTATTATTACCCCATCTGTTTGAAGCAAACAAAAGACTGGTTATGTAATACAGTTCCCCATCAGATGCAGATCCAGGAGAATTCTGCTTCATAGTAACAGGGTTAAGACTCCATGCAAAATAACCCTCACGAGGACCGCTTTGATGCTGCAGATAGGCTTTAGAAAATCGCCATATTTTATCAAAAATATCTTTTTTATTCAGCTGCACTGCCACCATCATTCCGTATGACATTCCTTCAGTTCTTGCATCCTTATTTTTCACATCCGATACGTAGGCCATTGTATCTCCAACAGTAAAATAAACACGATTGGGACCTTCAAAAACATCGTAATAAGCCTTAGAAAGTTTCTCTCTAATAGCTGCTTTTTTATACCCTGCTTCTAAAAAAATATTTCTGTATTTTATATTTTCAAATGCTCCTTTTGATTTCTTTTTTTCTTGGGCAAAAAGCATATTAGAAGAAACAATAACAGACAGTAGAAATAATCCTGTTTTATGTATGTTTTTGAATAAATTTGCTTTTATCATTTGGTAAATATCTGGCTGATTAGCTGTAAAAATCATTACTGAAATTCTATATTATTTTGACGCTTTATTTTCTGTTAGCGAAAGCATCTTCTCAGCATATCTTTTTCCTAATTCTCTATAGCCGGCAGCATCAAAATGCAAATTATCTTTAGCAACTGTACATCCTTTAGACGAAATCACATAGGAATTAGGAATTGTTTTTGGAAGAGTGGCAATAATTGTATTCATGCTCGCACAAATCCCGCCTTGATCTGCATTAACAGTTTCTCCAGCAAGCAGCGGAACATTTTTAGGATTCAGCTTAAGATCTTTCATCAAGTTGTCATACACAATTTTGACCTTTTTTGTCCAAAGCGTATCGCCAGTATTTGATTCGCCCTGATGCATTAAAATTCCTTTAATCACACCGTCTTTCTGAGCGATTTTTGCCATTTCGACCAATCTTGCATAAGGATTTCCATCATACTCTTTGACCATTCCTTTCAGCCAATCAGGAGCGGTTGTCACGTATGATTCATATTTATCTTTGTCAAAAAGCTCTATTTTACAGCCCCCAACTGCGACATTGATAATTCCCACCTTTACATTTTTAGGAAGATTTGCGACCATTGTCCTTCCAAAATAATCGGTTAGCGTCAAACCAGTTTTACAACGGCATAATGGAGGAACAGCTGTGTACCATTTTCCTTTTTCACGTTTAAGTTCTGGACAATTTACCGTTTCCAAAACCTGAAAACGCCCATCAACCTCAACGGTATCCTGAGGTTCAATTTTAGCATTCCCTTCCATATTAGACTGGCCAAAACTCAGATAGATATGGAAATTAGGATTTTGTGAAAACATAGTGTTTGCTGAAAATAATAAGATAACAAACATCATTAGGCTGATATTATTCTTCATAGTTTAATGGTCATTTAAGCAGTTGCATTTATAATTTAGTATAATTTGAAATAGAATTTATTTTGCCCAAGCTTCGCCTTCTGGTGTACGCCTCCACGAAAAATAGGAATCTAAAACCTCTAGTGATTTTAAACTTGGAACTGGACCAGTGTAGGCACTATTATTGAAATACATTAACTTGGGATCCGAATTGTTAAAAGCCGGCCAGTTAGGAATATCTTTGCCGTTAGGGTCACCATATTTTGCAAAGTTTGTCCAATAAGTTCCCATTAGATCTGAAACTGCTAAATCTGACTTGCTCGTTTGTGGGTTTGATTTATCTAAATTCTCAAAAACATACGCTACCTCCTGACCATGGTAAGAACCAAAACCATAGTATTGTGAATCTTTAGGATGATCTGGATGCTGATCAAAATAGTAAAAAAACACTTTTGACTTTCCCGTTTTTGCCTGAAGTCTCGCCCAAGACCATGTCTGCCAGCCAAAAGCAGCATCGCGGGATAAATCACGAGCCGTTTTAGGAACTGAAGAATCGCCCACAGGATAAGCTCTTAAAAGATTTTCTGCGAATTTACCATAGCGCGTTTCTACACTCCTGATAAATTCCTTTGGGTCTTTGGTTCGTGTAAAACTTGCCCCTTCATCTGAATTGTAACCAATAAGAACGGGAATATCATTATATCTGCCCGCTTCATATAATCTGTATTGATCGTCTGGAATTACCCACCCGTCAGTAATGGGCCAACCTCGCCCTGCAGGGAGTTTATCAGCCTCAATCGACCGTAATTTTTCAATTGAAGCCACTCCGGCATTTTTCATATAATCCACTCCTTCCTTTTCAGCTGTCTTAAGTGTTTTCATGTTTTCACCTGGATACGTTGTAAGTCTTGAAGGACCGAATGAACCGCCGCTTTGTGATATAGCACCATTAAAAAGCCCTTTTGCTAAAGGCGAAGCACATAACATACTTACTGCAATACCTCCTGCTGATTCTCCAAAAATGGTTACTTTATTTGGATCGCCTCCAAAAGCAGCAATGTTCTCTTTTACCCACTGCAGACCTGCAATCATATCCAGTAAACCGTAATTTCCTGAAACATTTTTTGGATTTTCAGCGCTCAGTTCCGGGTGTGCCATAAAACCTAACTGTCCCACACGGTAGGCAATACTTACCAATACAACACCTTTTTTGGCCAAATTTTTACCATTGTAGGAGGCTTCAGAAGTTGCTCCTGCTCCAAATCCGCCTCCATAAATCCAAACCAGTACCGGAACTTTTTCTTTTGCAGATTTAGCTGGTGTCCATACATTCAGGTAAAGACAATCCTCGCTCTTTCCAGAAGGTGGATTTCCTCCCTGGATTGGACCCGGCGCAAATTTATTTACCTGCAGCACACCATCCCACTTTTTTACTGGCTGAGGAGCACGCCATCTAAGATCTCCAACCGGCGGTTTTGCAAATGGAATTCCTTTGAAAACCAGTAATCCATCTTCAGCAGTTCCAAGCAACTGACCTTGCTTCACTTGAACTTGTGTTGTTAGCGATTGGGCAATTGTACTCGAAAAAGTCAAAGAGGTTAATACTACAGCTATAAATATATTTTTCATAAGTAATTTTCTTTTGATTTTATACTATTTTCCATTTAAAACTATTCTAGAATTCAAGTCTTTCATTGATGTTTTTTACAAAAGCTAACTCATAACTTTATTTAAACAAACCTAAATCTATGGCTTCGCCCATTCTTTTGTAACCCAATTCATTTGGATGCAAAAAATCCTTATCATGCATATTGGGTAAAATAGTTTTTGAGCCAGGCTCTGAAGCCATTG of Flavobacterium marginilacus contains these proteins:
- a CDS encoding glycosyl hydrolase family 8 → MIFTANQPDIYQMIKANLFKNIHKTGLFLLSVIVSSNMLFAQEKKKSKGAFENIKYRNIFLEAGYKKAAIREKLSKAYYDVFEGPNRVYFTVGDTMAYVSDVKNKDARTEGMSYGMMVAVQLNKKDIFDKIWRFSKAYLQHQSGPREGYFAWSLNPVTMKQNSPGSASDGELYYITSLLFASNRWGNNTGINYYKEARRILDAMWKKDGTGNIYNLINTEHKQISFVPEGRNYKWTDPSYHLPAFYEIWAEYAKDGHEQFYRDCADTSRVFFKKATHPVTGLNSDYTEFDGKPHVTPWMPAGFRYDSWRVPMNIAMDYAWFGKDKKWQKEYAVKFQKFLRSKGMDTYQDQFNLDGSAPEFILQAGTVKKLRHSIGLVATAAATAMINDEKGSLDFVHAVWNAKLEPYEDGYFDPYYDGLMYLFSLMHLSGNYQIITPQTK
- a CDS encoding sialate O-acetylesterase, with translation MKNNISLMMFVILLFSANTMFSQNPNFHIYLSFGQSNMEGNAKIEPQDTVEVDGRFQVLETVNCPELKREKGKWYTAVPPLCRCKTGLTLTDYFGRTMVANLPKNVKVGIINVAVGGCKIELFDKDKYESYVTTAPDWLKGMVKEYDGNPYARLVEMAKIAQKDGVIKGILMHQGESNTGDTLWTKKVKIVYDNLMKDLKLNPKNVPLLAGETVNADQGGICASMNTIIATLPKTIPNSYVISSKGCTVAKDNLHFDAAGYRELGKRYAEKMLSLTENKASK
- a CDS encoding carboxylesterase/lipase family protein, with the translated sequence MKNIFIAVVLTSLTFSSTIAQSLTTQVQVKQGQLLGTAEDGLLVFKGIPFAKPPVGDLRWRAPQPVKKWDGVLQVNKFAPGPIQGGNPPSGKSEDCLYLNVWTPAKSAKEKVPVLVWIYGGGFGAGATSEASYNGKNLAKKGVVLVSIAYRVGQLGFMAHPELSAENPKNVSGNYGLLDMIAGLQWVKENIAAFGGDPNKVTIFGESAGGIAVSMLCASPLAKGLFNGAISQSGGSFGPSRLTTYPGENMKTLKTAEKEGVDYMKNAGVASIEKLRSIEADKLPAGRGWPITDGWVIPDDQYRLYEAGRYNDIPVLIGYNSDEGASFTRTKDPKEFIRSVETRYGKFAENLLRAYPVGDSSVPKTARDLSRDAAFGWQTWSWARLQAKTGKSKVFFYYFDQHPDHPKDSQYYGFGSYHGQEVAYVFENLDKSNPQTSKSDLAVSDLMGTYWTNFAKYGDPNGKDIPNWPAFNNSDPKLMYFNNSAYTGPVPSLKSLEVLDSYFSWRRTPEGEAWAK
- a CDS encoding alpha/beta hydrolase, producing MKQYSIVLLLSLTLISSLMTAQTASSKIIEDFKPSVLNQPGKEFPQVNSQGYARFRIEAPAADSIIVSLGLGGKKGGTKLSKGADGVWTGTTAGPMDEGFHYYHVNVDGGTFNDPGALNFYGSVRWESGIEIPAHDQDFYALKAAAHGNVQQILFPSKSTNTSRRAFVYTPPGYEKEQSKRYPVLYLQHGWGEDETAWSNQGHANLIMDNLIAEGKIKPFIIVMTYGMTNEIKFGGLKNFDITPFQTVMVDELIPYVDANFRTVAKQSHRAMAGLSMGGMETRMITLNKTDVFSHYALLSGGLYNPEDIKDKSKVKLIFLSCGSKENPDGVKKSATALKNAGFNAVSYVSEGTAHEFQTWRRSLKELAPLLFKE